From Calothrix sp. PCC 6303, a single genomic window includes:
- a CDS encoding PepSY-like domain-containing protein, with protein sequence MTIFRVFQVSILIFVAACHSHIHSHSFSEQEKNIIVPIVVEQAFRAKYSDVPHTWERTHYGYEAVFIEDGTEYEAEFSVTGEWLETEYLVSKEKFPSTVLEKIKKEYPNFIITKYEIEITSKGLFYEADITDGEREYEVYFDFQGNPIVDLYED encoded by the coding sequence GTGACTATATTCAGAGTTTTTCAGGTATCAATACTAATATTTGTAGCCGCTTGTCATAGTCATATTCATAGTCATAGTTTTAGTGAGCAGGAAAAAAATATCATTGTCCCCATAGTTGTAGAACAAGCATTTAGAGCTAAATATTCTGACGTTCCCCACACTTGGGAGAGAACTCATTACGGTTATGAGGCAGTATTTATTGAAGATGGTACTGAATATGAGGCAGAGTTTTCTGTTACTGGTGAATGGTTAGAAACCGAATATTTGGTGTCTAAGGAAAAATTTCCATCTACCGTTTTAGAAAAAATAAAAAAAGAATATCCCAATTTCATTATTACCAAATACGAAATTGAAATTACATCCAAAGGCTTATTTTACGAAGCAGATATTACAGATGGGGAAAGGGAATATGAAGTATATTTTGATTTCCAAGGTAATCCTATTGTTGATTTGTATGAGGATTAA
- a CDS encoding DUF4114 domain-containing protein, with translation MTTISNLNNGIFTVDAIGKVSVDYLYDGGLNKGELAIFSLEGMENMAVGSAEFIREATKRALSNSQQGYIAVRDESDRARFSDLNNQMSWEKDFNGGIYKSLQTFEMKAGSKFAMMLVTDTTVAKISQSTSISTDRVLFSFGSVDPITGKVAPQITDITGKGNTFGWEDINTLKPTNNDFNDMVVQVSGATAIAPALKDSVNSNRNWLNTQVGQELSQYANRSRFESGTFIVDGTGQVQFDYLYDGGWYQGELAVFSLKGMQNYKPGSAEFTREATARALSNSKQGHILISDRTEGSRFNGNVSWEPNFNAGEYKGIKSFQMDAGDEVAFMLVQNTTFDEIYRQPYATAQAGKQVIFSTDKKQLVAVDKNGTLAFEDVGISSGKADKDFNDLVFQAKGLNGNNIPEMNAEINSQRDWRTSSTGQDLLKYANRSTYSEGVFEVGETGKVTFDFLFDGGWYKGEFAVFSLKGMENYKPGSEAFIKEATTRALSNSKLGYVLANDPTEAARFSAKLSWEPDFNSDGAKYLGVKTFNMDAGDKFAFMLVPNTTVKEINSFKGISSASSMVQYGKVPLFSIPEANPRMGRGQMVSVDGSGTFAFEDIPTGLSTSDRDYNDFVFQIKGATGITQSIDDFSNSDRNWRATEVGKELLKYSNRAVFDEGVFQVDSTGQVKIDLLYDGGGHHTDEIGIFSLKGMDIYEAGSDAFIREAIRRASSNSTDGYVVVKDAEEGALFSDNSGILDWEIDFNDGAYQGKKTYQMKEGDTFGFVLASNKTFNDVLTGQSLKNNNRPFFSMSAVNLNHDVQVGDVLTGTKGTIIGFEDLSLNGGSNRDYNDFVISVEGAKSIGITNVKDIMVNYHNWVDTLIGNDIVNYFNNGATLTNTFFSNNTNLG, from the coding sequence ATGACTACAATTTCTAATTTAAACAATGGAATTTTCACTGTTGATGCTATAGGTAAAGTTAGCGTTGATTATCTCTATGATGGAGGGTTGAACAAGGGAGAACTAGCGATCTTTAGCCTTGAAGGTATGGAAAATATGGCGGTGGGTTCCGCAGAATTTATTCGTGAAGCCACTAAACGTGCTCTCAGCAATTCTCAACAGGGTTATATAGCGGTACGGGATGAAAGCGATCGCGCTCGTTTCAGCGACCTGAATAATCAAATGTCCTGGGAAAAAGATTTTAACGGCGGTATTTACAAGAGTCTCCAGACATTTGAGATGAAGGCAGGAAGCAAATTTGCGATGATGTTAGTCACCGATACTACGGTAGCTAAGATTTCTCAAAGTACCTCCATTAGTACAGACAGAGTTCTATTTTCTTTTGGTTCAGTAGATCCAATCACCGGAAAAGTTGCACCCCAAATCACAGATATTACTGGTAAAGGAAATACCTTCGGTTGGGAAGATATTAATACCTTAAAACCAACCAATAATGATTTCAACGATATGGTTGTTCAGGTGTCTGGTGCAACAGCGATCGCACCTGCTCTCAAAGATTCTGTTAACTCTAACCGAAATTGGTTAAATACCCAAGTTGGGCAGGAATTATCACAATATGCTAACCGTTCTCGGTTTGAATCGGGTACATTTATTGTCGATGGTACTGGTCAAGTTCAATTTGACTATCTCTATGATGGCGGTTGGTATCAAGGAGAGTTAGCCGTCTTTAGCCTCAAAGGGATGCAAAATTACAAACCAGGTTCTGCAGAGTTTACACGAGAAGCCACAGCTCGCGCTTTAAGTAACTCGAAACAGGGTCACATTCTGATTAGCGATCGCACGGAAGGATCGCGCTTTAACGGTAATGTGAGTTGGGAACCTAACTTTAACGCTGGTGAGTATAAGGGAATTAAGTCTTTCCAGATGGATGCTGGGGATGAGGTAGCATTTATGCTAGTACAAAATACTACCTTTGATGAGATTTATCGCCAACCCTACGCTACTGCTCAAGCAGGTAAACAAGTTATTTTCTCTACCGATAAAAAGCAGCTAGTTGCAGTAGATAAAAATGGCACTCTAGCATTTGAAGATGTCGGTATTAGCTCTGGTAAGGCAGATAAAGATTTCAATGATTTGGTTTTCCAAGCCAAAGGACTCAACGGTAACAACATCCCTGAGATGAACGCTGAAATTAATTCCCAACGGGATTGGCGAACTAGCTCTACTGGACAAGACTTGCTCAAATATGCAAACCGCTCTACATATAGTGAGGGAGTGTTTGAAGTTGGTGAAACTGGTAAGGTAACTTTTGACTTTCTTTTTGATGGCGGTTGGTATAAAGGAGAGTTTGCCGTCTTCAGTCTCAAGGGAATGGAGAATTATAAACCTGGTTCGGAAGCTTTTATCAAAGAAGCCACGACACGCGCTCTCAGCAATTCTAAATTAGGTTATGTCTTGGCGAATGACCCGACTGAAGCGGCACGGTTTAGTGCAAAACTGTCTTGGGAACCTGATTTTAATTCTGATGGTGCAAAATATTTAGGAGTTAAAACCTTTAACATGGATGCAGGTGATAAATTTGCCTTCATGCTCGTCCCCAATACCACTGTTAAAGAGATTAACTCATTTAAGGGCATAAGTAGCGCCAGCTCTATGGTGCAATATGGAAAGGTACCTCTATTCTCCATTCCCGAAGCGAATCCTAGGATGGGTCGTGGACAAATGGTAAGTGTAGATGGTAGCGGAACTTTTGCTTTTGAAGATATTCCTACAGGTTTGTCTACTTCCGACCGCGATTACAACGATTTCGTTTTCCAAATCAAAGGTGCTACAGGAATCACTCAGTCAATAGATGATTTCTCTAACTCCGATCGCAATTGGCGTGCTACAGAAGTAGGAAAAGAATTACTCAAATATTCAAATCGGGCTGTTTTTGATGAAGGTGTCTTTCAAGTCGATTCAACAGGTCAAGTAAAAATCGACCTACTCTACGATGGTGGTGGTCATCACACCGATGAAATTGGCATTTTTAGCCTCAAAGGTATGGATATATATGAAGCTGGCTCAGATGCTTTCATCAGAGAAGCTATTCGCCGCGCCAGTAGTAATTCTACAGATGGTTATGTTGTAGTCAAAGATGCTGAAGAGGGTGCGCTTTTCAGTGACAATAGTGGCATTCTAGACTGGGAAATAGACTTTAATGATGGAGCATATCAAGGGAAGAAAACTTATCAGATGAAGGAGGGAGATACTTTTGGTTTTGTTCTCGCTTCTAATAAAACTTTTAATGATGTTTTAACTGGACAAAGTTTGAAAAATAATAACAGACCTTTCTTCTCTATGTCGGCGGTTAATTTAAACCATGATGTACAAGTGGGAGATGTACTTACAGGAACTAAAGGAACAATTATTGGTTTTGAAGATCTTTCTCTTAATGGAGGTTCTAATCGAGACTACAACGATTTTGTGATTAGCGTTGAAGGAGCTAAGAGTATTGGCATCACCAACGTCAAAGATATCATGGTTAACTATCATAACTGGGTGGATACACTAATAGGAAATGATATTGTTAACTACTTTAATAATGGAGCTACTTTGACAAATACTTTTTTCTCAAATAATACTAATCTAGGGTAA
- a CDS encoding sensor histidine kinase: MSINNENKQLAIKGYTKKFKGFMWYARTRILFSYILVFGVTFVVFVPAFRGLLYARVNTRVYSETTEKMHVFNELVGTDKKHHIQGKEHTETNLLRNADQRLLKPPSSEEELEEFFDGFLGNQLPEDDTYLIALMKGRFYKSSPRARPKQLSIDSKIINDWAKLTKPEEGEKVTSSNSVGSIIYLAQPVMINDKIIGVFVIARTTAGERNEVLEAVGVIIQVAASLLFLVLVLGWFASGKILAPLRLLTQTARSINGSDLNQRITVKGEGEIAELAATFNEMMDRLKVAFTSQRDFLNDAGHELRTPITIIHGHLELMGDDPQERQETLALVMDELERMKRLVNDLILLAKVEHPNFLHLQTFDINSFTEEIFAKAQALGERNWQLEAVATGKIVGDRQRLTQAIMNLAENATQYTKPTDTIALGSVIHQGKVKFWVRDTGEGIPQDEQKRIFERFARAINSRRRYEGSGLGLSIVQAIVEAHGGEITLISQLGKGAKFILILPPEATSSHNRQ; encoded by the coding sequence ATGTCAATCAATAATGAAAACAAACAATTAGCAATCAAAGGATATACAAAGAAGTTTAAAGGCTTTATGTGGTACGCTCGTACCCGCATTCTCTTCTCGTATATTCTCGTCTTTGGTGTGACTTTTGTGGTTTTTGTTCCCGCATTTCGTGGGTTGCTATACGCACGAGTTAATACCCGTGTTTATAGCGAGACAACGGAAAAAATGCATGTATTTAACGAATTAGTTGGCACAGACAAGAAACATCATATACAAGGTAAGGAGCACACTGAAACTAATTTACTTCGGAATGCAGATCAACGTCTGCTAAAACCCCCATCTTCCGAAGAAGAGTTAGAAGAATTTTTTGATGGCTTTTTAGGCAATCAGCTTCCAGAAGACGATACATATCTGATTGCACTAATGAAAGGAAGATTTTATAAATCTAGCCCTAGAGCCAGACCAAAACAACTGAGCATAGATTCAAAAATTATTAATGATTGGGCAAAGTTAACTAAACCAGAAGAAGGTGAAAAGGTAACTTCTAGTAATAGTGTCGGCAGTATTATTTATCTTGCTCAACCTGTAATGATCAATGACAAAATCATCGGGGTATTTGTCATTGCACGTACCACAGCGGGTGAACGAAATGAAGTATTGGAAGCTGTGGGTGTAATTATTCAGGTTGCTGCAAGTCTATTATTTTTGGTTTTAGTTTTGGGTTGGTTTGCTTCGGGAAAAATTCTCGCACCTCTACGCTTATTAACACAAACTGCTCGCAGTATTAATGGATCTGATTTAAATCAACGCATCACCGTCAAAGGAGAAGGAGAAATTGCCGAGTTGGCAGCTACTTTTAATGAAATGATGGATCGATTAAAAGTCGCTTTCACCAGCCAGCGAGATTTTCTCAACGATGCTGGACATGAACTGCGAACACCAATTACCATCATTCATGGTCATCTGGAGTTGATGGGAGATGATCCTCAAGAAAGACAGGAAACTTTAGCCTTAGTGATGGATGAATTAGAGCGGATGAAACGATTGGTTAATGACCTAATTCTACTTGCTAAGGTGGAGCATCCGAATTTTTTGCATTTACAAACATTTGATATCAATAGTTTTACCGAAGAGATATTTGCCAAAGCTCAAGCTTTGGGAGAACGTAATTGGCAGCTAGAAGCAGTGGCAACAGGTAAAATAGTTGGCGATCGCCAGCGCCTAACTCAAGCTATTATGAACTTAGCAGAAAATGCTACCCAATATACTAAACCGACTGATACAATTGCTCTTGGTTCGGTAATTCATCAAGGTAAAGTTAAGTTTTGGGTACGAGATACCGGAGAGGGTATTCCACAGGACGAACAAAAAAGAATATTCGAGCGTTTTGCCCGTGCTATAAACAGTCGCCGCCGATATGAGGGTTCTGGTTTAGGATTATCTATAGTTCAAGCAATTGTAGAAGCTCACGGAGGGGAAATAACGCTTATCAGTCAACTGGGTAAAGGTGCTAAATTTATTCTTATTTTACCTCCAGAAGCGACTTCATCACACAATAGGCAATAA